A single region of the Lotus japonicus ecotype B-129 chromosome 4, LjGifu_v1.2 genome encodes:
- the LOC130714383 gene encoding uncharacterized protein LOC130714383 has protein sequence MDANPSSRVSPFLTNLPSRGLFSSPVISSNPGGMRVYVCDHETSPPEDQLIKTNQQNILIRSLTLKNGSDASKKRTAEKALDSRASAKRTTPINTRQEGSNSQTPNRDFHSLTVERLRALLKAKGLSTKGKKEELITRLKEVSS, from the exons ATGGATGCAAATCCTTCTTCTAGGGTTTCTCCATTTCTCACCAATCTTCCCTCTAGAGGTCTCTTCTCTTCCCCGGTCATCTCTTCCAATCCG GGTGGGATGCGTGTTTATGTATGCGATCATGAGACTTCACCTCCAG AGGACCAACTTATTAAGACAAACCAACAGAATATACTGATTCGATCGCTCACACTTAAGAATGGATCTGATGCTTCAAAAAAGAG GACTGCTGAAAAGGCTTTGGATAGCAGAGCTTCAGCTAAGAGAACAACTCCAATAAATACTCGTCAAG AAGGATCAAACAGTCAAACACCTAATAGGGACTTTCACAGCTTGACCGTGGAGAGGCTTCGAGCTCTTTTGAAAGCTAAAGGTCTTTCaaccaaagggaagaag GAGGAGCTTATTACGCGTCTAAAAGAAGTAAGTAGTTAA
- the LOC130714112 gene encoding SWI/SNF complex component SNF12 homolog, with product MNNNNPAKNPVTPSFQLLTQSQPQIQGAVQFPGHFQLSQPQTHLIAQQAQYAQPRLHPQMPPQQQLQYQQQQQQQQQKQQQHQLQQQQKPVGLLHNSGNTHVGTAAPGTASAKRANQKPPSRGPQGSPSANQSSAFKTMELTPAPLRRKRSYPEKQIPERVAKLVPECAVYTRLRELEAQIDAALFRKKIDVQEAVRNPTCVQKTMRVYVYNTFSNQNKMDSGKNDAEEPSWSLKITGRLLEDGKDPVVAGVSQRESPPCPKFSAFFKKITIYLDQGFYPDNHVIVWESGRSPNQRDGFEVKRKGDKEFTAVIRLMMNYSPEKFMVSTQLSKVLGIEFDTRPRIIAALWHYVKSKKLQSPNDPSFFMCDAPLQRVFGEEKMKFSMASQKISQHLSLPQPIHLEHKLKFSGTCPVGTACYDIQVDVPLPLEKDMSAFLTSIESHKEIDNFDEVICSSIKKIQGHLRRRAFFLGFSQSPAEFINSLITSQSKDLKVVAGDASHSADNERRSEFYNQSWVEDAIIRYLSRKTARSDAPGNI from the exons ATGAACAACAACAATCCAGCCAAGAATCCAGTGACGCCGTCGTTTCAGCTTCTCACCCAGTCTCAGCCTCAAATCCAAGGTGCTGTTCAGTTCCCTGGCCACTTTCAGCTTTCACAACCCCAAACCCATTTGATTGCACAACAAGCACAATATGCACAACCTCGTCTTCACCCTCAAATGCCGCCGCAGCAACAGCTGCAGTAtcagcaacagcagcagcagcagcaacagaaGCAACAACAGCATCAGTTACAGCAGCAGCAGAAGCCTGTTGGTCTATTGCATAACAGTGGCAACACCCATGTGGGCACTGCTGCTCCTGGAACTGCGAGTGCGAAGCGCGCGAATCAGAAGCCGCCTTCTCGCGGGCCTCAAGGTTCACCCAGTGCTAACCAATCGTCGGCATTTAAGACCATGGAGTTGACTCCGGCTCCTCTGAGGAGGAAGAGAAGCTACCCGGAGAAGCAAATTCCGGAAAGGGTGGCTAAGCTTGTGCCTGAGTGTGCTGTTTATACGAGGTTGCGTGAGCTCGAGGCGCAGATAGATGCTGCTTTGTTTAGGAAAAAGATTGATGTGCAGGAGGCTGTTAGAAACCCTACCTGTGTTCAGAAAACTATGCGTGTTTATGTGTATaataccttttcaaatcagaatAAAATGGATTCCGGGAAGAATGATGCAGAGGAGCCTTCTTGGTCCCTCAAGATAACGGGAAGGTTATTGGAAGATGGTAAGGATCCTGTGGTGGCAGGAGTTTCACAGAGGGAAAGTCCTCCGTGCCCTAAGTTTTCGGCTTTCTTCAAGAAAATTACCATATACTTGGATCAGGGCTTTTACCCAGATAATCATGTCATTGTTTGGGAAAGTGGCCGTTCGCCTAATCAACGAGATGGTTTTGAGGTGAAGAGGAAAGGAGATAAAGAGTTCACTGCAGTGATCAGACTAATGATGAATTATTCACCTGAGAAGTTCATGGTTTCGACACAACTGTCTAAAGTTTTGGGGATTGAGTTTGATACCCGCCCCAGGATAATAGCTGCACTTTGGCATTATGTGAAGTCCAAGAAGCTACAGAGCCCAAATGacccttcattcttcatgtGTGATGCTCCTCTTCAAAGGGTGTTCGGGGAAGAGAAAATGAAATTCTCCATGGCTTCACAAAAGATATCACAACATTTGTCTCtaccacagcctatacacctggaGCATAAACTCAAGTTTTCTGGAACTTGTCCCGTCGGAACTGCATGTTACGATATACAGGTTGATGTACCTCTTCCACTAGAGAAAGATATGTCTGCATTCTTGACAAGCATTGAGAGTCACAAAGAGATTGATAATTTTGATGAAGTGATTTGTTCTTCCATAAAGAAGATCCAAGGGCATCTTAGGAGGCGGGCattctttcttggctttagtCAGTCACCTGCAGAGTTTATAAATTCTTTGATCACCTCTCAGAGCAAGGATCTAAAGGTTGTTGCTGGTGATGCCAGCCATAGTGCTGATAATGAACGACGTTCTGAATTCTACAACCAATCTTG GGTTGAGGATGCTATCATTCGCTACCTGAGCCGGAAAACTGCTCGGAGTGATGCTCCTGGAAACATCTGA